Proteins encoded within one genomic window of Streptomyces kaniharaensis:
- a CDS encoding flavin monoamine oxidase family protein, which yields MERLHADVCVVGAGFAGLAAALQLTRAGCDVVVLEARDRVGGRVWNREMADGTVVSAGGTWLGRGQERMFRLCRDMGLDVYPQYDQGDHILRLDGQNRRYRGAAPHAGPVALAALGLAMLRLNLMARRLPPGEPWRAGGARAWDARTLGQWIGEPLNVPSATARTLLHSAFGVLFCVDPAEVSLLGSLVLARGGGGFGYYTDSRRTETHLVDGGAPELARRMAGRLGDAVRPGCAVRQITENVYDVEVRSDELAVRAQRVIVATPPVLAGRIAFDPPLPVAHAQLRQRLVPGAIIRVHTTYPAPFWRGRGLSGQTLAPQSPVAVTIDQTPRSGRPGVLSSYAFGTAALKVARLAPERRRQMWLEALAERFGPEALEPLAYLETDWSAQPWSLGGMIAHFPPGALTGYGEALREPVGRIHWAGTESATLMHGLMEGAVRSGERAATEVLAVLAPSRRPVARR from the coding sequence ATGGAACGGCTACACGCGGACGTGTGCGTCGTCGGTGCGGGCTTCGCGGGACTGGCAGCCGCACTGCAGCTGACCCGGGCCGGCTGTGACGTCGTGGTGCTGGAGGCCCGGGACCGGGTGGGCGGACGGGTCTGGAACCGGGAGATGGCGGACGGGACGGTGGTCTCGGCAGGCGGCACGTGGCTGGGCAGGGGACAGGAGCGGATGTTCCGCCTCTGCCGGGACATGGGACTCGACGTCTACCCCCAGTACGATCAGGGAGACCACATCCTGCGCCTGGACGGCCAGAACCGCCGCTACCGGGGGGCCGCGCCCCACGCGGGTCCGGTGGCGCTCGCCGCCCTCGGCCTGGCCATGCTGCGCCTCAACCTGATGGCACGCCGACTGCCACCGGGCGAACCGTGGCGAGCCGGGGGAGCCCGGGCGTGGGACGCCCGTACGCTCGGGCAGTGGATCGGCGAACCGCTCAACGTTCCTTCGGCCACCGCCCGGACGCTGCTGCACTCCGCCTTCGGCGTGCTGTTCTGCGTCGACCCTGCGGAGGTCTCATTGCTGGGATCGCTGGTGCTGGCCCGGGGCGGCGGTGGCTTCGGCTACTACACCGACTCCCGCAGGACCGAGACACACCTGGTGGACGGTGGAGCCCCGGAACTGGCCCGGCGGATGGCCGGGCGCCTCGGTGACGCCGTGCGTCCGGGCTGCGCGGTGCGGCAGATCACCGAGAACGTGTACGACGTGGAGGTCCGCTCCGACGAACTCGCCGTGCGGGCACAGCGGGTGATCGTGGCCACCCCGCCGGTGCTGGCCGGGCGGATCGCCTTCGATCCGCCCCTTCCGGTCGCGCACGCCCAGCTGCGGCAGCGGCTGGTCCCCGGAGCGATCATCCGGGTTCACACGACCTACCCGGCGCCGTTCTGGCGCGGGCGCGGCCTGTCGGGGCAGACCCTGGCGCCGCAGTCGCCCGTGGCGGTCACCATAGATCAGACGCCGCGCTCCGGGCGGCCGGGAGTCCTCAGCAGCTACGCCTTCGGCACCGCCGCACTGAAGGTGGCCCGCCTGGCCCCCGAGCGGCGCAGGCAGATGTGGCTGGAAGCGTTGGCCGAACGCTTCGGCCCCGAGGCACTCGAGCCCCTGGCCTACCTGGAGACCGACTGGTCCGCCCAGCCCTGGTCCCTGGGCGGGATGATCGCCCACTTCCCGCCGGGCGCCCTGACCGGCTACGGCGAGGCCCTGCGCGAACCGGTGGGACGCATCCACTGGGCCGGAACCGAGTCGGCCACCCTCATGCACGGCCTCATGGAAGGCGCGGTCCGCTCCGGCGAGCGAGCCGCCACCGAGGTCCTGGCCGTCCTCGCCCCCAGCCGCCGCCCGGTCGCCCGGCGCTGA
- a CDS encoding Lrp/AsnC family transcriptional regulator: protein MGVQALRPKDRRQIGATADDSSARPGGGLDAVDQRLLELLQTEGRITLSELGRRVNLSPAAVGERVRRLEADGTITGYAARVAPDRLGYGIQAFVRVSPHARMTVKHLRSQELLHRPEILEVHHVIGEDCWVFKIAARDTTHLEELIELISILGRTTTSVILSSPVDQRVVLPAR, encoded by the coding sequence ATGGGAGTTCAGGCGCTACGACCGAAAGACCGACGGCAGATCGGCGCCACGGCCGACGATTCCTCAGCACGTCCCGGAGGCGGCCTCGACGCGGTCGATCAGCGCCTGCTGGAGCTGCTCCAGACCGAGGGCCGGATCACGCTCAGCGAACTCGGCCGCCGGGTCAATCTCAGCCCCGCCGCCGTCGGCGAACGCGTCCGCCGCCTCGAAGCCGACGGCACGATCACCGGCTACGCGGCCCGCGTCGCCCCCGACCGCCTCGGCTACGGCATCCAGGCCTTCGTCCGCGTCTCCCCGCACGCCCGCATGACGGTCAAGCACCTGCGCAGCCAGGAGCTGCTCCACCGCCCGGAGATCCTGGAGGTGCACCACGTGATCGGCGAGGACTGCTGGGTCTTCAAGATCGCCGCCCGCGACACGACCCACCTAGAGGAGCTGATCGAACTCATCTCCATCCTCGGCCGCACCACCACGTCTGTGATCCTCTCCTCCCCCGTCGACCAGCGCGTCGTGCTCCCGGCACGATGA
- a CDS encoding NAD-dependent epimerase/dehydratase family protein codes for MEQALVIGGNRYFGRRLVTLLRDSGVHVSVLNRGSAAPPPGVTHLVADREDETALAAALAGRSFDVVVDQVCYTASHAEGAVRAFAGRVGRYVMTSTIEVYDTGEARPAGVPLGEHAFDPAQWRMQDGDGSYGEGKRQAEAVFTRSGAFPFVTVRAGHVLGAADFTGRLAYYRERIDAGLPVAVHPENLPSSYTHEAEMADVLYWAAGADFTGAVNACSYGELTATDICELVAAGRPYRTAAPAPGEEASPFSFDRYYGMDNSRAEQLGYTFSHTRDWLPELVAATR; via the coding sequence ATGGAACAAGCTCTCGTTATCGGCGGAAACCGTTACTTCGGACGGCGGTTGGTCACGCTGCTGCGCGACTCCGGCGTTCACGTCAGTGTGCTGAACCGGGGCTCGGCGGCTCCTCCGCCCGGCGTCACCCATCTCGTGGCCGACCGGGAGGACGAGACGGCGCTGGCCGCCGCGCTGGCCGGCCGGAGCTTCGACGTCGTGGTCGACCAGGTCTGCTACACCGCGTCGCACGCGGAGGGCGCCGTCCGGGCGTTCGCCGGCCGCGTCGGGCGTTACGTGATGACCTCCACCATCGAGGTGTACGACACCGGCGAGGCCCGGCCCGCGGGCGTGCCGCTCGGCGAGCACGCGTTCGACCCGGCCCAGTGGCGCATGCAGGACGGGGACGGGTCGTACGGGGAGGGCAAGCGGCAGGCGGAGGCCGTGTTCACCCGCAGCGGGGCGTTCCCGTTCGTCACCGTCCGGGCCGGGCACGTGCTGGGCGCCGCCGACTTCACCGGCCGCCTCGCGTACTACCGCGAGCGGATCGACGCCGGGCTCCCGGTCGCCGTCCACCCGGAGAACCTGCCCTCGTCGTACACCCACGAGGCCGAGATGGCCGACGTCCTGTACTGGGCGGCCGGGGCGGACTTCACCGGTGCCGTCAACGCCTGCTCGTACGGCGAGTTGACCGCAACCGACATCTGCGAGCTCGTCGCGGCCGGACGCCCCTACCGGACGGCGGCGCCCGCGCCCGGCGAGGAGGCCTCGCCGTTCTCCTTCGACCGCTACTACGGCATGGACAACTCCCGTGCCGAGCAGCTCGGTTACACCTTCTCCCACACCCGCGACTGGCTGCCCGAGCTGGTCGCCGCGACCCGCTGA
- a CDS encoding aldo/keto reductase, with amino-acid sequence MTTRRTTTRRVGTLDVSAIGLGAMPLSVEGRPDEQRAIATVHAALDAGVTLIDTADSYHWHADEYGHNERLIARALAAYGPGADGVLIATKGGRGRPGDGSWTIDGDPAHLRRACEGSLRRLGVEAIGLYQQHHPDPRVPYEDSLGAIRELYEEGKIRAAGISNVSVEQVRQAREILGEALVSVQNRYSPTVLQHQRVLDLCTELGLAFLPWSPLGGIGRADGLGGASEAFAKVAAGHGVSPQRVALAWLLARSPVMLPIPGASRPETIRDSAAAAQLVLGTEELALLDSRTRS; translated from the coding sequence ATGACCACCCGCCGAACGACCACCCGCCGAGTCGGAACCCTCGACGTCAGCGCCATCGGCCTGGGCGCGATGCCGCTCTCGGTCGAGGGCCGCCCGGACGAGCAGCGGGCGATCGCCACCGTGCACGCCGCCCTGGACGCCGGTGTCACGCTGATCGACACCGCCGACTCCTACCACTGGCACGCCGACGAGTACGGCCACAACGAGCGGCTGATCGCCCGGGCCCTCGCCGCCTACGGCCCCGGCGCCGACGGCGTGCTGATCGCCACCAAGGGCGGGCGCGGCCGCCCCGGAGACGGCTCGTGGACCATCGACGGCGACCCGGCGCACCTCCGGCGGGCCTGCGAGGGCTCGCTGCGCCGCCTCGGCGTCGAGGCGATCGGCCTCTACCAGCAGCACCACCCGGATCCGCGCGTCCCGTACGAGGACTCGCTGGGCGCGATCCGCGAGCTGTACGAGGAGGGCAAGATCCGGGCGGCCGGCATCTCCAACGTCTCGGTGGAGCAGGTCCGGCAGGCCCGGGAGATCCTCGGCGAGGCCCTGGTCTCCGTGCAGAACCGCTACTCGCCGACGGTCCTCCAGCACCAGCGGGTGCTGGACCTGTGCACCGAACTCGGCCTGGCCTTCCTGCCCTGGAGCCCGCTCGGCGGCATCGGCCGGGCGGACGGACTCGGCGGCGCGAGCGAGGCGTTCGCGAAGGTCGCGGCCGGGCACGGGGTCAGCCCGCAGCGCGTCGCGCTGGCCTGGCTGCTGGCCCGCTCGCCGGTGATGCTGCCGATCCCGGGTGCCAGCCGGCCGGAGACGATCCGCGACTCGGCGGCCGCCGCGCAGCTGGTGCTCGGCACGGAGGAGCTGGCCCTGCTGGACTCACGAACCCGTTCGTGA
- a CDS encoding phosphocholine-specific phospholipase C produces MAELNRRRFFQLAGATVAYAALSQSIAKAVSIAPLGSTGTIQDVEHIVVLMQENRSFDHYFGAMKGVRGFGDPRPVTLPSGKPVWHQTDGGRNEVLPFRPQVSDLGLQFIQDLNHDWAGGHKAFNNGKYDQWIPAKTATTMAYLTRDDIPFHYALADAFTLCDAYHCSFIGSTDPNRYYMWTGCTGNDGTGGGPVLGNQEAGYGWTTYPERLEQAGISWKVYQDIGDGLDAAGSWGWIGDAYRGNYGDNSLLYFNNYRNAQPGDPLYDKARTGTDAKAGEGLFDVLRRDVQAGTLPQISWIAAPEAFTEHPNWPANYGAWYVSQVLDALTSNPDVWARTALFITYDENDGFFDHVVPPFPPSSASQGRSTVSTTADHYPGSTGYTAGPYGLGQRVPMLVVSPWSTGGYSCSETFDHTSIIRFMERRFGVQEPNISPWRRAICGDLTSAFDFTTSNATPAALPSTAAYLPPDNNRHPDYVPTPPATGTMPKQEPGAKPTRPLKYAPYVDGSADTGTGRFTLTFSGGPQAGAQFLVTSANRTDGPWTYTAQAGTSIADTWNTKYSKGVTDLTVHGPNGFLRRFRSPGTTAAAEVTARHNATTGNLDLTFTNPAGADVVLTVTNAYGGTPTTVTVRRGATVAYTVDLSAGGNWYDVTVTAGTTTDFVRRLAGHVETGAPGVSDPGILTY; encoded by the coding sequence ATGGCAGAACTGAACCGTCGGCGTTTCTTCCAACTGGCCGGCGCGACCGTCGCGTACGCGGCGCTGTCGCAGAGCATCGCCAAGGCCGTGTCCATCGCCCCGCTGGGCAGCACCGGAACCATCCAGGACGTCGAGCACATCGTCGTCCTGATGCAGGAGAACCGTTCGTTCGACCACTACTTCGGGGCGATGAAGGGCGTGCGGGGCTTCGGCGACCCCCGCCCGGTGACCCTGCCCAGCGGGAAGCCGGTATGGCACCAGACGGACGGCGGCAGGAACGAGGTGCTGCCGTTCCGTCCCCAGGTGAGCGACCTGGGCCTGCAGTTCATCCAGGACCTCAACCACGACTGGGCCGGCGGCCACAAGGCCTTCAACAACGGCAAGTACGACCAGTGGATCCCCGCCAAGACGGCCACCACCATGGCGTACCTGACCCGTGACGACATCCCGTTCCACTACGCGCTCGCCGACGCGTTCACCCTCTGCGACGCCTACCACTGCTCCTTCATCGGATCCACCGACCCGAACCGCTACTACATGTGGACCGGCTGCACCGGCAACGACGGCACCGGTGGCGGTCCGGTCCTCGGCAACCAGGAGGCCGGCTACGGCTGGACGACCTACCCGGAGCGGCTGGAGCAGGCCGGGATCTCGTGGAAGGTCTACCAGGACATCGGCGACGGCCTGGACGCGGCCGGTTCGTGGGGCTGGATCGGCGACGCGTACCGCGGCAACTACGGCGACAACTCACTGCTGTACTTCAACAACTACCGCAACGCGCAGCCGGGCGACCCGCTGTACGACAAGGCCCGCACCGGCACCGACGCCAAGGCGGGCGAGGGCCTGTTCGACGTCCTCCGGCGGGACGTCCAGGCCGGCACGCTGCCGCAGATCTCCTGGATCGCCGCCCCCGAGGCCTTCACCGAACACCCCAACTGGCCCGCCAACTACGGCGCCTGGTACGTCTCCCAGGTGCTCGACGCGCTGACCTCCAACCCGGACGTCTGGGCCCGCACCGCGCTGTTCATCACCTACGACGAGAACGACGGCTTCTTCGACCACGTCGTGCCGCCGTTCCCGCCGTCCTCCGCCTCGCAGGGCCGGTCGACCGTGTCGACCACCGCGGACCACTACCCCGGCAGCACCGGCTACACCGCCGGGCCCTACGGCCTCGGCCAGCGGGTGCCGATGCTCGTCGTCTCCCCGTGGAGCACCGGCGGCTACAGCTGCTCGGAGACCTTCGACCACACCTCGATCATCCGGTTCATGGAGCGCCGCTTCGGCGTCCAGGAGCCCAACATCTCGCCCTGGCGGCGCGCCATCTGCGGTGACCTGACCTCGGCCTTCGACTTCACCACGTCGAACGCGACGCCGGCGGCGCTGCCCTCGACGGCCGCCTACCTCCCGCCGGACAACAACCGCCACCCGGACTACGTTCCGACCCCGCCCGCCACCGGCACCATGCCGAAGCAGGAGCCCGGTGCCAAGCCCACCCGCCCGCTGAAGTACGCACCGTACGTGGACGGTTCGGCCGACACCGGCACGGGTAGGTTCACCCTCACCTTCAGCGGCGGGCCCCAGGCCGGCGCCCAGTTCCTGGTGACCTCGGCCAACCGCACCGACGGCCCGTGGACGTACACCGCGCAGGCGGGCACGTCGATCGCGGACACCTGGAACACGAAGTACTCGAAGGGCGTCACGGACCTGACCGTCCACGGCCCGAACGGCTTCCTGCGCCGCTTCCGCAGCCCCGGCACGACCGCCGCGGCCGAGGTCACCGCGCGCCACAACGCGACCACCGGCAACCTTGACCTGACGTTCACCAACCCGGCCGGCGCCGACGTCGTCCTCACCGTCACCAACGCCTACGGCGGCACCCCGACGACCGTCACCGTCCGCCGGGGCGCGACCGTCGCCTACACCGTCGACCTGAGCGCCGGGGGCAACTGGTACGACGTGACCGTCACCGCCGGCACCACGACCGACTTCGTCCGCCGCCTCGCCGGCCACGTCGAGACCGGCGCCCCGGGCGTCTCCGACCCCGGCATCCTCACCTACTGA
- a CDS encoding VOC family protein — protein sequence MSVKPIPDEYPRVTPYISVDGASAAIDFYVSVLGATERMRAPAPGGRIGHAEIQLGNSVVMLADEFPEMGFRGPKTLGGTPVNLYVYVEDVDAVFAKALAQGAKELEAVKNQFYGDRSGMFEDPFGHRWSVATHVEDVPPDEMQKRIREAMESMPGGG from the coding sequence GTGAGCGTCAAGCCCATCCCCGACGAGTATCCGCGCGTCACGCCGTACATCTCCGTCGACGGCGCGTCGGCGGCGATCGACTTCTACGTCTCCGTCCTCGGCGCGACGGAGCGCATGAGGGCACCGGCACCCGGCGGCAGGATCGGCCATGCCGAGATCCAGCTCGGCAACTCGGTCGTCATGCTCGCCGACGAGTTCCCGGAGATGGGATTCCGCGGGCCGAAGACCCTGGGCGGCACACCGGTGAACCTCTACGTCTACGTGGAGGACGTGGACGCGGTCTTCGCCAAGGCCCTCGCCCAGGGCGCCAAGGAGCTCGAGGCGGTGAAGAACCAGTTCTACGGCGACCGGTCCGGCATGTTCGAGGACCCGTTCGGCCACCGGTGGAGCGTCGCCACACACGTGGAGGACGTGCCGCCCGACGAGATGCAGAAGCGGATCAGGGAGGCCATGGAATCCATGCCGGGCGGCGGGTGA
- a CDS encoding ATP-binding protein translates to MTTLGQQLRELRRAAGLTQEELAEAAGLAARSIRDLERGRRERPQRRTLEMLVSALGLAEADAAALLAARSGRRGGPPADEGATGSGLLDRRGQLAILERAAGEARAGRGAVVLVRASAGMGKTSLLNAWAAAEHARGFRIVRAAGGELEQDFAFAVLRQLAEPLLARAGGAGRERLLSGPAELASHALRVEGPGEGGGLSAEASLGVLHSLYWLMVHVTDDGPVALVIDDVHWADGPSVRWLEYLARRLRGLPLLLVLAGRPDSGTQVEPLLEQIAGQPDCLPVELPALSADSVARLVRESLGRDAEPRFVAACIEATQGNPLLLRELLRTLADNGVRPEGDQVHLVEECRGRILAVTVVRRLAGQPEPTRRLARALVVLGDGAAWHLVADLAGLGEAQAREHGRRLQLIGVLAPGEVARFDHPLVRAAIAEAVVGPVELAAGHARAAQLLRREGAAGDLVATHLLLAEPSGEAWRVETLREAARMTRGRGAPEITTTYLRRALREPMSVEQSAPLLLELGSAELQLDVDAARHHLTQASTALPDPYARAEAAYLLANALSIRHEHACAVEVLTRAVEDLRQAEDGSGIAREVSWYLQAQMLLIGYEQLSTLPTARQQAKQLWEHKLAGDTPGECAVLAALSASAATGDASASVTNDLLDRALRGGLAAMDQSQMLVSLAGMAFVTTDRLDDAAARFDQIADVGGRWGSLLMTSAAMVWQLTVRTRRGQLLPLTPDFGHPAIAAAQGVEPRVRLGLMAHVGESLIERCDLASAAGLLLPDADTDRAGWTWQGPMLLVRGRLHAARGNPAAALALLLEYGAQEKRAQVSNLAMTPWRSRAALLHLALGQRTDAIQLAMEELELAHQWGTGRVIGVASRCLGVVVGGSEGEALLREAVAVLEPSPARLELARAQYELGAALSRTDGESGQARRVLTEALDLAETCGSVLLAGRVRRALAAVGVRPQAAPAVAPSLSLTEYRLLELVGAGRSDRQVAQALLLTPQDVAGMVERVSRILGVTSRADLGRLVSAM, encoded by the coding sequence GTGACGACATTAGGGCAGCAGCTGCGGGAGTTGCGCCGCGCTGCGGGACTGACGCAGGAGGAGCTTGCCGAGGCTGCCGGGTTGGCGGCCAGGTCGATCAGGGATCTGGAGCGGGGTCGCCGGGAGCGGCCGCAGCGTCGCACGTTGGAGATGCTGGTGTCGGCGCTGGGGCTGGCCGAGGCCGACGCCGCCGCGCTGCTCGCTGCTCGCTCCGGTCGGCGGGGAGGTCCTCCCGCCGATGAGGGTGCGACGGGATCCGGTCTGCTCGATCGCCGCGGCCAGTTGGCGATCCTGGAGCGTGCGGCCGGTGAGGCCCGGGCCGGCCGCGGTGCCGTGGTGCTGGTGCGTGCGAGTGCGGGTATGGGCAAGACCTCGCTGCTGAACGCCTGGGCCGCCGCTGAGCACGCGCGGGGGTTCCGGATCGTGCGGGCCGCCGGGGGAGAGCTGGAGCAGGACTTCGCCTTCGCGGTACTGCGGCAGTTGGCAGAGCCGCTGCTGGCCCGGGCCGGCGGTGCCGGGCGGGAACGGCTGTTGTCGGGCCCCGCGGAGCTGGCCTCGCACGCCCTGCGCGTGGAGGGACCCGGCGAGGGTGGCGGGTTGTCGGCCGAGGCGTCACTGGGTGTGCTGCACAGCCTGTACTGGCTGATGGTGCACGTCACGGATGACGGGCCGGTCGCTTTGGTGATCGACGACGTCCACTGGGCGGACGGTCCTTCCGTGCGCTGGCTGGAGTACCTGGCGCGGCGTCTGCGTGGTCTGCCGTTGCTACTGGTGCTGGCGGGACGGCCGGACAGCGGGACCCAGGTCGAGCCGCTCCTGGAGCAGATCGCCGGACAGCCGGACTGCCTGCCCGTCGAGCTGCCCGCGCTGAGCGCCGACAGCGTGGCCCGGCTGGTGCGGGAGAGCCTGGGGCGGGACGCCGAACCACGGTTCGTCGCCGCCTGCATCGAGGCGACGCAGGGCAACCCGTTGCTGCTGCGCGAGTTGCTGCGGACCCTGGCCGACAACGGGGTCAGGCCCGAGGGCGATCAGGTGCATCTGGTGGAGGAGTGCCGCGGCCGGATCCTGGCGGTCACCGTGGTCAGGCGGCTGGCGGGCCAGCCGGAGCCGACCCGTCGTCTGGCCCGGGCCCTCGTGGTCCTGGGGGACGGCGCTGCCTGGCATCTCGTGGCCGACCTGGCGGGGCTGGGCGAGGCGCAGGCCCGGGAGCACGGCCGCCGGTTGCAGCTGATCGGCGTGCTGGCACCTGGTGAGGTGGCGCGGTTCGACCACCCCCTGGTGCGCGCCGCGATCGCCGAAGCCGTCGTGGGGCCGGTGGAGTTGGCCGCCGGGCACGCGCGGGCGGCCCAACTGCTGCGGCGTGAGGGCGCGGCCGGCGATCTGGTGGCCACCCATCTGCTGCTGGCCGAACCGAGCGGTGAGGCCTGGCGGGTCGAGACCCTGAGGGAAGCGGCCCGGATGACCCGTGGCCGAGGGGCGCCGGAGATCACCACGACCTATCTGCGCCGCGCCCTGCGGGAGCCGATGTCCGTCGAACAGAGTGCTCCTCTGTTGCTGGAGCTGGGCTCGGCCGAGCTGCAGCTCGATGTCGACGCGGCCAGGCATCATCTGACGCAGGCATCGACCGCGTTGCCGGATCCGTACGCCCGGGCCGAGGCGGCCTACCTGCTCGCCAACGCGCTGTCCATCAGGCACGAACACGCCTGCGCCGTCGAGGTCCTCACCCGTGCGGTGGAGGACCTGCGGCAGGCGGAGGACGGCAGCGGGATCGCCCGTGAGGTGTCGTGGTATCTCCAGGCCCAGATGCTGCTGATCGGCTACGAGCAGTTGTCCACCCTCCCCACTGCCCGGCAGCAGGCGAAACAGCTGTGGGAGCACAAGCTGGCCGGTGACACGCCGGGTGAGTGCGCGGTCCTGGCCGCACTGTCCGCCTCGGCCGCCACCGGGGACGCCAGCGCCTCGGTCACCAACGACCTCCTCGACCGGGCCCTGCGTGGTGGGCTGGCGGCCATGGACCAGTCGCAGATGCTGGTGAGCCTGGCCGGGATGGCGTTCGTGACCACTGACCGTCTCGACGACGCGGCGGCGCGGTTCGACCAGATCGCCGACGTGGGTGGACGCTGGGGCTCGCTCCTGATGACGTCGGCGGCGATGGTGTGGCAGCTGACGGTCCGGACGCGCCGGGGCCAACTGCTCCCGCTCACCCCGGACTTCGGGCACCCGGCCATCGCAGCCGCGCAGGGCGTGGAGCCCCGGGTGCGGCTGGGGCTGATGGCCCACGTCGGCGAGTCCCTGATCGAGCGGTGCGATCTGGCCTCGGCGGCGGGGCTGCTGCTGCCCGATGCGGACACCGATCGGGCGGGGTGGACGTGGCAGGGGCCGATGCTCCTGGTCCGCGGCCGCTTGCACGCGGCACGGGGCAATCCGGCGGCCGCACTGGCGCTCCTGCTGGAGTACGGCGCGCAGGAGAAGCGGGCGCAGGTCTCGAACCTGGCCATGACGCCCTGGCGGTCGCGGGCGGCGCTGCTGCACCTGGCGCTCGGACAGCGGACAGATGCGATCCAACTTGCCATGGAGGAACTGGAGTTGGCCCACCAGTGGGGCACTGGCCGGGTGATCGGCGTGGCCTCGCGCTGCCTGGGTGTCGTCGTGGGCGGCTCTGAAGGCGAGGCCCTGCTGCGCGAGGCCGTCGCCGTGCTGGAGCCGTCCCCGGCCCGCCTGGAGCTGGCCCGGGCCCAGTACGAGCTGGGGGCCGCCCTGTCGCGTACGGACGGTGAGAGCGGCCAGGCCCGCCGGGTCCTCACCGAGGCACTGGACCTCGCCGAGACCTGCGGCAGCGTTCTGCTGGCCGGTCGGGTGCGACGCGCGCTGGCCGCAGTGGGGGTGCGGCCGCAAGCCGCGCCGGCGGTGGCGCCGAGCCTGTCGCTGACCGAGTACCGGTTGCTCGAACTGGTCGGCGCCGGTCGCAGTGACCGTCAGGTCGCCCAGGCCCTGCTACTGACTCCGCAGGACGTCGCGGGCATGGTGGAGCGAGTGAGCCGAATCCTGGGGGTTACCAGCCGCGCGGACCTGGGACGCCTGGTCTCTGCCATGTAG
- a CDS encoding fascin domain-containing protein, whose amino-acid sequence MKSFLPTARSVVRRLRTAAVAASTALVCLAGLPATPASAATWTQSVTGPMYLTNGGWPDRVLCASPDNDSVWLKQFDASNQYCQWIRIGDRSRFVLFNPQKQKVATYVGGNEGAVVMQNLNYPTPYLQLFSWGGGEDWGAYALQSFEDNGQNVDAKDPRSDNPRTDAVHTRGWRHGHQRELTWNELPAATPSLGRAIGALQAYQSYLSRVLGSGAPDETACVTDSTPLRSAANGRYVSAELGYGGDNYAELRARADVVAGFEQFNLCRNSRNGLYSIRSSANGRYVSAELGYGGDNYAELRARADVVAGFEQFSLEPSGDGYAIKSNANGKYVSAELGYGGDNYAELRARAGAIGPWEQFQ is encoded by the coding sequence ATGAAGAGTTTCCTGCCCACCGCCCGTTCCGTCGTTCGTCGCCTGCGGACCGCGGCCGTTGCCGCCAGTACGGCCCTGGTCTGCCTCGCCGGCCTGCCCGCGACCCCCGCCTCCGCGGCCACGTGGACGCAGTCGGTGACCGGGCCGATGTACCTCACCAACGGCGGCTGGCCCGACCGTGTCCTGTGCGCCAGTCCGGACAACGACAGTGTCTGGCTGAAGCAGTTCGACGCCTCCAACCAGTACTGCCAGTGGATCCGGATCGGGGACCGCAGCCGGTTCGTGCTCTTCAACCCGCAGAAGCAGAAGGTCGCGACCTACGTGGGCGGCAACGAGGGCGCGGTCGTGATGCAGAACCTCAACTACCCCACGCCCTACCTGCAGCTCTTCTCCTGGGGCGGCGGCGAGGACTGGGGCGCCTACGCCCTGCAGTCCTTCGAGGACAACGGGCAGAACGTCGACGCCAAGGACCCCAGGAGTGACAACCCGCGCACCGATGCGGTGCACACCCGGGGCTGGCGGCACGGCCACCAGCGGGAGCTGACCTGGAACGAGCTCCCGGCCGCCACTCCCAGTCTCGGCCGGGCCATCGGGGCGCTCCAGGCGTACCAGAGCTACCTGAGCCGTGTGCTCGGGAGCGGCGCCCCGGACGAGACCGCCTGTGTGACGGACTCCACCCCCCTGAGGTCGGCCGCCAACGGCAGGTACGTCTCGGCCGAACTCGGGTACGGCGGTGACAACTACGCCGAGCTCCGCGCCCGCGCCGACGTCGTGGCAGGCTTCGAGCAGTTCAACCTGTGCCGCAACAGCCGGAACGGCCTCTACTCGATCCGGTCCTCCGCCAACGGCAGGTACGTCTCGGCCGAACTCGGGTACGGCGGTGACAACTACGCCGAGCTCCGCGCCCGCGCCGACGTCGTGGCAGGCTTCGAGCAGTTCAGCCTCGAGCCCAGCGGCGACGGCTACGCCATCAAGTCGAACGCCAACGGCAAGTACGTCTCGGCCGAACTCGGGTACGGCGGTGACAACTACGCCGAGCTCCGCGCCCGCGCCGGCGCCATCGGCCCCTGGGAGCAGTTCCAGTAA
- a CDS encoding nuclear transport factor 2 family protein gives MSELSSRTPQEIFQSHGKALLAEDLDGIVANYAPDAAFITPTGVRHGRDGVREGFAQLFADLPHATWDLTIQTFEGDVLFLEWSADSDSNQARHGVDTFVFRNGLIQTQTVRYALAPKS, from the coding sequence ATGAGCGAACTCAGCTCCCGAACCCCACAGGAGATCTTCCAGAGCCACGGCAAGGCGCTGCTCGCCGAGGACCTCGACGGGATCGTCGCGAACTACGCCCCCGACGCGGCCTTCATCACCCCGACCGGCGTCCGGCACGGGCGCGACGGCGTCCGCGAGGGCTTCGCCCAGCTGTTCGCCGACCTCCCCCACGCCACGTGGGACCTGACGATCCAGACCTTCGAGGGCGACGTCCTCTTCCTGGAGTGGTCCGCCGACTCCGACAGCAACCAGGCGCGGCACGGCGTGGACACGTTCGTCTTCCGCAACGGGCTCATCCAGACCCAGACCGTCCGCTACGCACTGGCGCCGAAGAGCTGA